From Cyanobium sp. ATX 6F1, a single genomic window includes:
- a CDS encoding glycosyltransferase family 4 protein: protein MRVVFISFEFLPSSMGGIGTYVHHASRMLADAGHEVTVICYGQEPILGPIDGAYVYPVDCADRQGFHRAATKALTTLLDSQSFDVLEVPDLYAEGLSALFEFPALPSVMRLHTPLVVSAWVDASTLPWVAVGLQIVRVGLSELIHGRYPVVALRMARGRWNPSSFYDPLLDPERQAALRATLLVSPSAMLARKVEKIWHLPSQSVEVSPNPLRQHLLDEETNQLLLESGKTPSSDRTIEVLYYGGLKTLKGVDVLVRAMAPLLRRNPRLRLTLAGGSSPSPLANISFSDFLRGTICQWREMLPWLEAKTAKLGSAVRILPWQTSGEIQQLVAKAHLCVFPSRYDNFPGACLEAMAVGKAIVATRSGGMAEMLRDGQSGLLVPPGRYRPLRAAIQRLISDSKLRQQLGHAAQQRYESCYRSDRLMNHHVALYEKAIAMKQAQMPLHALFDSP from the coding sequence ATGAGGGTTGTTTTTATTAGCTTTGAGTTTCTTCCCTCATCCATGGGAGGAATCGGAACCTACGTCCACCATGCTTCTCGCATGTTGGCAGATGCGGGCCATGAGGTCACCGTGATCTGTTATGGCCAAGAGCCGATTCTTGGTCCCATTGATGGTGCATATGTCTATCCAGTTGACTGCGCAGACAGGCAAGGATTCCACAGAGCTGCCACTAAGGCTTTGACCACTCTTCTGGACAGCCAGTCGTTTGATGTTCTGGAGGTTCCCGATCTATACGCCGAAGGGCTCTCTGCTCTGTTTGAATTCCCTGCTCTCCCCAGTGTCATGCGCCTCCATACGCCCTTGGTGGTGAGCGCCTGGGTTGATGCGAGTACGTTGCCCTGGGTTGCGGTTGGCCTTCAGATTGTGCGGGTGGGTCTTTCCGAATTGATCCACGGACGCTATCCAGTTGTTGCCCTACGGATGGCCCGAGGACGATGGAATCCAAGCTCTTTCTACGATCCCTTGTTGGATCCTGAACGTCAAGCCGCGTTGCGGGCCACGCTCCTTGTGTCGCCCTCTGCAATGCTAGCGAGGAAGGTGGAGAAGATCTGGCACCTGCCTAGCCAAAGTGTTGAGGTTTCACCAAATCCATTGCGTCAGCATCTTCTGGATGAGGAAACCAACCAGCTTTTGCTTGAATCTGGCAAGACACCTAGCAGTGATCGCACCATTGAGGTGCTTTACTACGGAGGTTTGAAGACTTTAAAGGGGGTTGATGTGCTCGTAAGGGCGATGGCTCCTCTTCTGCGCCGTAACCCAAGGCTTAGGTTGACCCTAGCGGGCGGCTCATCTCCTTCTCCCCTGGCAAATATCAGCTTTTCCGATTTTCTTAGAGGAACCATCTGTCAGTGGCGAGAGATGCTGCCCTGGTTGGAGGCCAAGACAGCCAAGCTCGGGTCCGCTGTGAGGATCCTTCCGTGGCAGACCAGCGGGGAGATTCAGCAGCTGGTGGCAAAGGCCCATCTTTGTGTCTTTCCTAGCCGCTATGACAATTTTCCTGGAGCCTGTTTGGAAGCGATGGCGGTAGGCAAGGCCATCGTGGCTACCCGCAGTGGCGGCATGGCCGAGATGCTTCGTGATGGTCAAAGCGGCTTATTGGTGCCGCCTGGCCGTTATCGGCCTCTTCGAGCAGCCATTCAGCGCTTGATCAGTGATTCTAAGCTTCGCCAACAACTGGGCCATGCTGCACAGCAAAGATATGAGAGCTGTTATCGCTCGGACCGATTAATGAATCATCATGTGGCTCTTTATGAAAAAGCCATTGCGATGAAGCAAGCCCAGATGCCTCTCCATGCATTGTTTGATTCTCCCTGA
- a CDS encoding FkbM family methyltransferase, whose protein sequence is MTGIILPSSERIAVLMRKGDLAGIRLLCKSLSLFGRKVYRMGLKSILSRIAQTLASHAGYQLLRSPSGPSDRLLLSCYGTLEASSEPISIRLGRAGKVFSALYLQQLLRRYTIDLCIDVGANEGQFVAMMRELSYRRQLVSIEPIPWLAQELLRRAKDAPCWNVIEGLVDIDPGEREFHVFGSSDFSSLHSPSPLGMREFGEFLSSQQLIRAYAQRLDSWLEQEAIPLPEPGRILLKSDTQGNDLEVLQGAGGILSLAAIVLVEVSYAPIYSTEANANKIVSFLADQGFILAGFFPIAFTKDGLGLIEADAYFIRA, encoded by the coding sequence CGGAAAGGCGATTTGGCTGGGATAAGACTGCTCTGCAAATCTCTGAGTTTATTCGGTAGAAAAGTTTATCGTATGGGCTTGAAATCGATCCTTTCACGCATCGCTCAGACTCTCGCTTCACATGCTGGATATCAGCTTCTGCGAAGCCCCAGTGGCCCATCAGACAGGCTGCTTCTCTCCTGCTACGGAACTCTGGAGGCCTCATCTGAGCCGATTTCAATTCGGTTGGGGCGCGCCGGCAAGGTGTTCAGTGCCTTGTATCTCCAGCAACTTCTACGCCGCTACACCATCGATCTCTGCATTGATGTAGGGGCCAATGAAGGGCAGTTCGTTGCCATGATGCGAGAGCTTAGTTATCGCCGTCAATTGGTTTCGATTGAGCCCATTCCCTGGCTGGCCCAGGAATTGCTCAGGCGCGCCAAGGATGCCCCCTGCTGGAATGTGATTGAAGGATTGGTGGACATCGATCCTGGAGAGCGTGAGTTCCACGTGTTTGGTAGTTCTGACTTTTCATCTCTTCACAGCCCGTCTCCGCTCGGGATGCGGGAATTTGGTGAGTTTCTATCGAGCCAGCAGTTGATTCGGGCCTACGCCCAGCGCTTGGACTCATGGCTTGAGCAGGAAGCGATACCCCTGCCTGAGCCTGGCCGTATCTTGTTGAAATCTGATACCCAAGGGAATGATCTGGAGGTGCTTCAAGGGGCTGGTGGAATTCTCAGCCTTGCTGCCATCGTGCTTGTGGAAGTTTCTTACGCACCGATCTACAGCACTGAAGCAAACGCAAACAAGATCGTCTCGTTTCTTGCCGATCAAGGATTCATCCTTGCTGGATTTTTCCCGATTGCCTTCACAAAAGATGGTCTCGGTTTGATTGAAGCGGATGCCTATTTCATTCGAGCTTAG